One segment of Shewanella piezotolerans WP3 DNA contains the following:
- a CDS encoding alpha/beta hydrolase → MTFSLKALVLFLTLVPWFSLSQESISYADSFEVKSTVLNESRRYSVYLPPSYHNEGDKRYPVIFVLDGDRSRLLSISGVVEALSTSTLARQIDEFIIVAIPNTYRDRDLTPTATDLIFKGKELAKVNGSGGADQFIGFIKKELLPRIDKTFRTNGQNTLVGMSFGGLFAAHTLVTQPELFNNYLILDATYVWDNNYLNRMLRQSTYDFSTAKIKVYLALANNDHIGEHGEVNRKWGNDFITQLQSKSSENFMIYSQYFPKERHGTIEMLGWYNGFLKLFGSHG, encoded by the coding sequence ATGACATTTTCACTGAAGGCCTTGGTGCTATTTTTAACCTTAGTGCCTTGGTTTAGCTTGTCACAAGAGTCAATATCTTATGCAGACAGCTTTGAAGTCAAATCCACTGTTCTTAACGAAAGTCGACGCTATTCAGTGTATCTCCCCCCCTCTTATCACAATGAAGGCGACAAAAGATATCCCGTTATCTTTGTATTAGATGGCGACAGATCAAGACTATTAAGTATAAGCGGTGTTGTTGAAGCGCTAAGCACCAGCACTTTAGCGCGCCAAATCGATGAATTTATAATCGTTGCCATCCCTAATACTTATCGAGATAGAGACTTAACCCCAACTGCAACAGATTTAATTTTTAAGGGCAAAGAGTTAGCTAAAGTAAATGGCAGTGGGGGGGCCGATCAGTTCATTGGATTCATCAAAAAAGAGTTACTTCCTAGAATTGATAAGACTTTTAGAACAAATGGCCAAAATACTTTAGTTGGAATGTCTTTCGGTGGCTTATTTGCTGCCCACACTTTAGTGACTCAACCTGAACTATTTAACAATTACCTAATCCTAGATGCGACTTACGTTTGGGATAACAACTACCTAAATAGAATGTTGCGACAATCAACTTATGACTTCAGTACAGCAAAAATTAAGGTTTACCTGGCGCTTGCAAACAATGATCACATTGGTGAACACGGCGAAGTCAACCGGAAATGGGGTAATGATTTTATTACTCAATTACAGTCAAAATCGTCCGAAAACTTCATGATCTACTCACAATATTTTCCCAAAGAACGCCACGGCACAATCGAAATGCTTGGTTGGTACAATGGGTTTCTTAAATTGTTTGGATCTCACGGTTAA
- a CDS encoding IS110-like element ISSpi5 family transposase gives MKSKTNQNINVGVDTGKYQLDIYIRPLDIYFTVSNDEKGIKEAVRLIKKYHPERIVIEATGRLEMPFIMACANANLPFVIANPVHIKRFAGAIGQRAKTDKLDAQLIAHYSEAIKPRLSTLKPDVMQAMSDLVGRRSQLLVMQTMEKNRLQILPQELAMTIKPILTVFKNQITKIEDKIVKLIESNADYQAKNLILQSMKGIGKIAAASIISNLPELGYINNKEASSLVGVAPMNKESGRFKGHRKIQGGRHQVRTVLYMAMMSAIQSNPVFKETYQRLVAAGKPKKVAIIACVRKMVVILNSMLRDGVLWEAPKA, from the coding sequence ATGAAATCAAAAACTAATCAAAACATTAACGTTGGTGTCGATACTGGTAAGTACCAACTCGACATTTATATTCGACCACTAGATATCTATTTCACCGTTTCTAACGATGAAAAAGGGATTAAAGAAGCAGTGCGCCTCATTAAAAAGTACCATCCTGAGCGTATTGTCATTGAAGCGACAGGACGTCTTGAGATGCCCTTTATCATGGCTTGTGCTAACGCCAATTTACCCTTCGTGATAGCCAATCCGGTTCACATTAAACGCTTTGCTGGAGCAATAGGCCAACGCGCTAAAACAGATAAGCTAGACGCACAGCTGATAGCTCATTACAGTGAAGCGATTAAACCTAGGCTATCAACGCTAAAGCCTGATGTCATGCAGGCTATGAGCGATCTCGTAGGAAGGCGGAGCCAGCTTTTGGTCATGCAAACGATGGAAAAGAATCGGCTTCAAATTCTCCCTCAAGAGCTTGCAATGACGATCAAGCCAATCTTAACGGTCTTCAAAAATCAGATAACGAAGATAGAAGATAAAATCGTTAAACTCATCGAATCGAACGCTGACTATCAAGCTAAAAACCTTATCCTGCAAAGCATGAAAGGAATAGGTAAAATTGCCGCAGCATCCATTATCAGTAACCTACCAGAGCTTGGCTATATTAATAACAAAGAAGCCAGTTCGTTGGTTGGTGTAGCACCGATGAATAAAGAAAGTGGACGCTTTAAAGGCCATAGAAAAATCCAGGGAGGGCGACATCAAGTTAGAACCGTTTTGTACATGGCAATGATGTCAGCAATACAATCCAACCCCGTTTTTAAAGAGACTTATCAGCGACTCGTTGCCGCAGGAAAACCTAAGAAAGTCGCGATTATTGCATGCGTAAGAAAGATGGTTGTGATCCTAAATTCGATGCTAAGAGATGGTGTTTTGTGGGAAGCGCCAAAAGCTTAA
- a CDS encoding IS110-like element ISSpi2 family transposase has translation MSLIKAIGIDLAKLVFSIHGVDEYGKTKLKQTVKRNKLLEKIANIPPCIIGMEACSGAHYWAREFTKYGHDVRIMASKFVIPYRQSEKNDANDAEAICEAVTRPKTRFVCIKSEEQQAVLCLHRIRQGQIKDRTAMINRLRGLLSEFGIIMPKGRYPAQKHIVEILEDAENGLPDLARELLHDLWLSIKQQNQDILKSDRKLYALANQMKDAKRLMTIPGIGEVTATAVVATVSDAKHFSTSRQFAAWIGLVPKQYSTGGKPTLGRISKRGEKHIRTSLIHGARAVIANCANKIDRTSLWIKALIERRGFKRAVIALAAKNARLIWSLLQSGQEYQVNYVKT, from the coding sequence ATGTCCTTAATTAAAGCAATTGGCATCGATTTAGCCAAATTAGTTTTTAGTATTCATGGTGTTGACGAATACGGTAAAACTAAACTAAAGCAAACAGTTAAAAGAAACAAGCTGTTAGAAAAAATCGCTAACATTCCACCCTGTATTATCGGGATGGAAGCTTGCTCTGGCGCTCACTACTGGGCAAGAGAGTTTACAAAATACGGCCACGACGTACGTATCATGGCATCTAAATTCGTTATTCCTTATCGCCAAAGTGAAAAGAATGACGCCAATGATGCTGAAGCCATTTGTGAGGCAGTGACTAGACCAAAAACACGCTTTGTTTGTATTAAAAGCGAAGAGCAACAAGCCGTTTTATGCCTACACCGCATTCGACAAGGCCAAATCAAAGACCGTACGGCGATGATAAACCGATTACGTGGCTTACTATCCGAGTTTGGTATTATTATGCCTAAAGGTCGTTATCCTGCTCAAAAGCATATTGTTGAAATTCTCGAGGATGCTGAGAACGGTTTGCCTGATTTAGCCCGCGAACTACTCCATGATTTATGGCTGAGCATAAAACAACAAAACCAAGACATATTAAAGTCTGACCGAAAGCTCTATGCCCTTGCTAACCAGATGAAAGACGCTAAGCGGTTAATGACCATACCAGGTATTGGCGAAGTTACCGCAACAGCAGTAGTCGCGACAGTCAGTGATGCAAAACACTTCTCAACTAGCCGCCAATTTGCAGCTTGGATAGGTTTGGTGCCGAAGCAGTATTCCACTGGCGGAAAGCCAACACTAGGTCGAATAAGTAAACGCGGTGAGAAGCATATCCGCACCTCGCTAATCCATGGTGCTCGCGCTGTCATCGCAAACTGTGCCAATAAAATAGATAGAACTAGTTTATGGATTAAAGCCCTTATCGAGCGAAGAGGTTTCAAAAGAGCTGTCATTGCTTTGGCAGCTAAAAATGCACGGCTAATTTGGTCATTATTGCAATCAGGACAAGAGTACCAAGTTAACTATGTAAAAACGTAA
- the xthA gene encoding exodeoxyribonuclease III, translated as MKIVSFNINGLRARLHQLQALIDSHQPDVIGLQETKVHDEAFPLADVEAMGYKVHYHGGKAHYGVAMLSKAEPLKVQKGFPTDEEDAQRRMIMGTFMQENGRQLTVLNGYFPQGDNISHETKYPAKRKFYKDLMVYLNEHHSADEDIAIIGDINISPVDLDIGIGEPNAKRWLKTGKCSFQPEEREWLKTLMDWGLVDTFRQLHPTRTERYSWFDYRSKGFVDNRGLRIDVVLATKSLAARLVESDVDYDLRGIEKPSDHAPIWSSFS; from the coding sequence GTGAAGATTGTTTCATTTAATATCAATGGATTGCGTGCAAGATTGCATCAACTGCAAGCCTTAATTGATAGCCACCAGCCAGATGTGATTGGTTTACAAGAAACCAAAGTACACGATGAGGCTTTTCCACTCGCTGATGTAGAAGCCATGGGCTATAAAGTGCATTACCACGGCGGAAAAGCGCATTACGGCGTGGCTATGCTGTCTAAGGCTGAGCCGTTAAAAGTTCAAAAAGGCTTTCCAACCGATGAAGAAGATGCCCAGCGCCGAATGATTATGGGCACCTTTATGCAGGAAAACGGCCGTCAGTTGACCGTGCTAAATGGTTACTTCCCTCAAGGCGACAATATCAGCCATGAAACAAAGTACCCGGCTAAGCGTAAGTTCTATAAAGACTTAATGGTTTATTTAAATGAGCATCATAGCGCTGATGAAGATATTGCCATTATTGGTGATATCAACATCTCTCCAGTCGATTTAGACATTGGCATTGGTGAACCGAACGCTAAACGTTGGTTAAAAACGGGTAAGTGTAGCTTTCAACCTGAAGAGCGTGAATGGCTTAAAACACTAATGGATTGGGGCTTAGTTGACACCTTCCGTCAATTGCACCCTACTCGCACTGAGCGCTACTCATGGTTTGATTACCGCAGTAAAGGTTTTGTTGATAACCGAGGCCTGCGTATAGACGTGGTTTTAGCAACAAAATCACTGGCAGCACGTTTGGTGGAATCCGATGTTGATTACGATCTACGTGGCATTGAAAAGCCATCAGATCATGCACCGATTTGGAGCAGCTTTAGTTAG
- a CDS encoding bifunctional diguanylate cyclase/phosphodiesterase: MKNGFFRQMNRLQIRIFAFFMLLLFAVQMISFVVTYNNNQRLAAQQLTNQLEVAQLVFKSEYDNRNYYLSAFAETAAKDFGLKDIFIDGDSRSFLVALNNHRKRINADLAIAVAADGKVIGQLINQYNKAGVKKVSLGPEQNQTFRYSLDSAFQQIDSLYALESSVYQIKFAPLTSGGNTVIGWVGFGFVIDEALAGTLQQLTGLNTGFLLTEKGAPSRFLVSGQSTMAAKDSAAVLRFVESNLDNTDYLLWQQYLGSMAEQDLHAYMYQPRADLLQSFQKQWLWQLGLILLMLPLSMLLAFMISGSVTKPIKKLVEQARYIAKGNYHSKVSVGSSVEMMQLAEEFTVMQQAILSRESKIAFQAYHDPLTNLANRNELERVTAGWFESQQKVAICLINIRRITEVNVTLGHVVGDEVIKEVGRRLTAMTGIDLVCRLSADEYVLAFKNLDVKSLKDVLQQLQRNIEREYLYQDINLHLQVTVGTAFYYPPADLVTLLRQADTALHHAKKHKLDDQVYDSRIDINTLERLQLINELKSAIQHNELVLFYQPKLDLALGKVTHVEALVRWLHPVSGLIPPDTFIPIAEKTGQMNALTRWVMVEAIAQYHRWKRQDIELAIAINISAENLKDESFCQWVLDIIADQNMPIEALTLEITEDAVVADPATAIKQLSVLRQYGLKLSIDDYGTGYSSLAQLKQLPVDELKIDRSFIQQLMINGDDRTIVNSTLQLAHNLGLTVVAEGIEDKATLSWLKQRGCEMAQGYYLSRPIDADGLSQWLAEFPTHE, translated from the coding sequence TTAAGTCAGAATACGATAACCGTAACTACTATTTATCAGCTTTCGCCGAAACCGCGGCTAAAGACTTTGGCTTGAAAGATATTTTTATTGATGGTGATAGCCGTAGCTTTTTAGTGGCACTCAATAATCACCGCAAACGTATTAACGCTGATCTGGCCATAGCTGTCGCAGCCGATGGTAAAGTCATCGGACAGTTGATAAATCAATACAACAAAGCGGGTGTGAAAAAGGTGAGTTTAGGTCCGGAGCAAAACCAAACTTTTCGCTACTCGCTAGACAGTGCTTTTCAGCAAATAGACTCGTTATATGCGTTAGAAAGCAGCGTTTACCAAATTAAGTTTGCGCCGCTAACCAGTGGTGGCAACACAGTGATAGGTTGGGTCGGCTTTGGTTTTGTCATTGATGAAGCGCTTGCGGGAACCTTGCAGCAATTGACTGGGCTTAATACGGGTTTTTTGTTAACAGAAAAAGGCGCTCCAAGCCGATTCTTAGTCAGTGGTCAATCGACTATGGCAGCGAAGGATAGCGCAGCAGTGTTACGGTTTGTTGAAAGTAACTTAGACAACACCGATTACCTGTTATGGCAGCAATACCTTGGCAGTATGGCAGAGCAAGATCTACATGCATACATGTACCAACCTAGAGCTGATCTTTTACAATCCTTTCAAAAACAGTGGTTATGGCAACTTGGGCTCATTTTATTGATGCTGCCTTTATCAATGTTACTGGCCTTTATGATCTCCGGCAGCGTCACTAAACCGATTAAAAAACTGGTGGAGCAGGCGAGGTATATTGCTAAAGGCAACTACCATAGCAAAGTCTCAGTCGGCAGTAGTGTCGAGATGATGCAACTCGCCGAAGAGTTTACCGTGATGCAGCAAGCAATCCTTAGCCGAGAAAGCAAGATTGCTTTTCAAGCCTACCATGACCCGTTGACAAACCTTGCCAATCGTAATGAACTGGAACGAGTCACTGCGGGCTGGTTTGAGTCGCAGCAGAAAGTGGCTATCTGCTTGATAAATATTCGCCGTATTACCGAAGTCAATGTCACTTTAGGCCATGTAGTTGGTGATGAAGTGATTAAAGAAGTTGGGCGCCGATTGACAGCCATGACTGGTATCGATTTAGTATGTCGCTTATCGGCTGATGAGTATGTGTTGGCTTTTAAAAACCTCGACGTCAAGTCGCTTAAAGACGTACTGCAGCAACTACAACGCAATATTGAGCGAGAGTACCTTTATCAAGACATTAACTTGCACCTGCAAGTCACCGTAGGCACCGCATTTTATTATCCGCCAGCAGATTTAGTCACCTTACTTAGACAAGCCGATACTGCATTACACCATGCTAAAAAGCATAAACTTGACGACCAGGTTTACGACTCACGAATTGACATTAATACCTTGGAGCGTTTACAACTGATCAATGAGTTAAAATCGGCCATTCAGCATAATGAATTGGTGCTTTTCTACCAGCCTAAGCTCGATCTCGCTTTAGGTAAAGTCACCCATGTTGAAGCACTCGTGCGCTGGTTGCATCCCGTTAGTGGCTTAATTCCGCCCGATACATTTATTCCCATAGCAGAAAAAACAGGCCAAATGAATGCCTTAACTCGTTGGGTTATGGTCGAGGCGATAGCGCAGTATCATCGCTGGAAACGTCAGGATATTGAGCTGGCAATTGCGATAAATATTTCAGCAGAAAACCTAAAAGATGAGTCTTTCTGCCAATGGGTGCTAGACATTATTGCCGATCAGAATATGCCTATTGAAGCGTTAACGTTAGAGATCACAGAAGATGCCGTGGTAGCCGATCCTGCCACAGCGATCAAACAGTTAAGTGTTTTGCGCCAATACGGTCTTAAGTTATCGATTGATGACTATGGAACCGGCTATTCTTCGCTCGCTCAGCTTAAACAGCTACCAGTCGACGAGCTTAAAATAGATCGCTCTTTCATTCAGCAGTTGATGATCAATGGTGATGATAGAACCATCGTCAATTCGACCCTGCAGCTAGCTCATAACTTAGGCTTAACGGTTGTTGCCGAGGGGATTGAGGATAAGGCGACTTTATCTTGGTTAAAACAACGAGGTTGCGAAATGGCACAAGGTTATTATCTATCGCGGCCAATAGATGCGGATGGACTCAGTCAGTGGCTCGCTGAATTTCCAACTCACGAATAA
- a CDS encoding septation protein A, which translates to MKQLLDFLPLVIFFAVYKFFDIYIASGALIAATALQLIISYMLYKKLEKMHLITFAMVSVFGSLTLILHDDSFIKWKVTIVYALFAIALAVSQFMNKPILKSMLGKELVVEDKIWAHVTWYWVLFFVVCGLVNIYVAFSLSQETWVNFKVFGLTALTLINTVLTVFYLFKNMSEEDKKELK; encoded by the coding sequence ATGAAACAGCTGCTCGACTTTTTGCCTCTGGTTATCTTTTTTGCCGTCTATAAATTTTTCGATATCTACATCGCCAGCGGTGCTTTAATTGCCGCCACCGCATTGCAACTGATTATTAGCTATATGCTCTATAAAAAGTTAGAAAAGATGCACCTCATTACTTTTGCGATGGTCAGTGTATTTGGTTCATTAACCCTCATTTTGCATGATGATTCCTTTATCAAGTGGAAAGTCACTATTGTTTACGCCTTGTTTGCTATTGCATTAGCTGTCAGTCAGTTTATGAACAAGCCAATTTTGAAAAGCATGTTGGGCAAAGAACTGGTTGTAGAAGACAAAATTTGGGCCCATGTCACTTGGTATTGGGTACTGTTTTTTGTAGTCTGTGGTTTAGTTAATATCTATGTAGCCTTTAGCTTGTCGCAAGAAACTTGGGTTAACTTTAAAGTATTTGGTCTAACCGCCCTAACCCTTATTAATACCGTGCTCACTGTATTTTATCTATTTAAAAACATGTCTGAAGAAGACAAGAAGGAACTCAAATAA
- a CDS encoding dihydrodipicolinate synthase family protein, producing METNSSDWRYTVMPAVFTWLKESESGALEIDFDATQKYAADILKVQGKGGSRMGGLVGSGTLGENSYLSSEQRLSALKALSEVAKEYNVPLISGAAAETKEELAKIVSELATVGVDTVMVMPPKTKQVPSEEEMYAYYELSAIAAKEAGVTIMPYNNPDAAGYHALSTDILRRLAALPEVTALKISTTDVSTIETLMLENKELKILAGVDTVTVHAGLAGACGGITGVGCIFPKASVTMQEYVNNGEWAEANKISQAMNSISYLDAQPLLMEYLKFAFGIHHNDAEGGLRTFGKTLTQQQIDDVRARYILAKERLEALDLIG from the coding sequence ATGGAAACGAATAGTTCAGATTGGCGATACACGGTTATGCCGGCCGTGTTTACATGGCTAAAAGAGTCAGAATCCGGTGCCCTTGAAATTGACTTTGATGCAACGCAAAAATACGCTGCAGATATTTTAAAAGTTCAAGGAAAAGGCGGAAGCCGAATGGGTGGACTTGTCGGCTCCGGAACTCTAGGAGAAAATAGCTACCTAAGCTCTGAACAGCGTCTTTCTGCACTTAAAGCCCTTTCTGAAGTTGCTAAAGAGTACAATGTCCCGTTAATCAGTGGGGCTGCTGCAGAAACTAAAGAAGAGCTTGCCAAGATCGTTAGCGAACTCGCGACGGTTGGTGTGGATACCGTAATGGTAATGCCTCCAAAAACGAAGCAAGTTCCTTCTGAAGAAGAAATGTACGCGTACTATGAGCTTTCTGCCATAGCGGCAAAAGAGGCTGGCGTAACCATTATGCCTTATAACAACCCCGATGCAGCCGGATATCATGCGCTTTCAACAGATATTCTTAGAAGACTTGCAGCTCTACCTGAAGTAACAGCGCTTAAAATATCGACTACAGATGTTTCAACTATTGAAACGCTGATGTTAGAGAACAAAGAGTTAAAAATATTGGCAGGTGTTGACACAGTAACAGTACATGCAGGACTTGCTGGTGCATGCGGTGGAATTACAGGTGTAGGTTGTATATTCCCAAAAGCGAGTGTCACTATGCAGGAGTATGTTAATAATGGTGAATGGGCTGAGGCAAACAAAATTTCTCAGGCGATGAACTCTATATCGTACTTAGATGCTCAACCGTTACTTATGGAATATCTTAAATTTGCCTTTGGCATTCATCATAATGATGCTGAAGGAGGTCTTCGTACCTTTGGTAAGACATTAACTCAACAGCAAATTGATGATGTTCGCGCAAGATATATTCTAGCAAAAGAAAGACTTGAAGCTCTGGATTTAATAGGCTAA
- a CDS encoding YciI family protein, with amino-acid sequence MWYMISSQDIENSLEKRLSVRADHLARLQLLADEGKLLIAGPHPAIDSENPGEAGFTGSLVVADFPSLEDAQRWADADPYIAAGVYESVIVKPYKLVLP; translated from the coding sequence ATGTGGTACATGATTTCGTCGCAAGATATTGAAAATAGCTTAGAAAAACGTCTTTCTGTTCGTGCAGATCACCTTGCTCGCCTGCAATTATTGGCCGATGAAGGCAAGTTATTGATTGCAGGTCCACACCCAGCCATTGATAGTGAGAACCCAGGCGAAGCGGGCTTTACTGGCTCATTGGTTGTTGCTGACTTCCCCTCTCTTGAAGATGCGCAGCGCTGGGCTGATGCCGACCCTTACATTGCCGCTGGCGTTTATGAAAGTGTTATCGTTAAACCATACAAGTTAGTGTTGCCGTAA
- a CDS encoding DUF3644 domain-containing protein: MSRYDKVDLAYEFLVAKEKETETFTIAQLAEATGWSKGTCSTYPSKRWHQYVAKDGTQFSSSGISYLSKEEFRSVHSQKLQKTEDFSTKGILVHKAKEFALLAVSTYNNPYTEFKTYGFIVNIVIAYTSLFHAIFEKRGSNYFHLDEDGEPIFIDGEEKAWELSECCDAFWQGETNAEKANVKFLIGLRNKIEHRSLPAIDLAVCGECQSALSNFETLLVEEFGDDHALTASLAIAMQLTRISEQAQVDSLKQLQRENYKVVREYMETYRNDLNDDIVQSQKYRIRAFLVPKLGNHAKSSDIAVEFLNVNNLSNEEIENYEQGVAFIKGIENPFKLKPSKVVELVEKKIKGFNMTLHTKCWKFYEARPREVEADFKGEYSSFIEGFDHYLYSMKWAKFLIKELKNKQKMAEVKAQAI, encoded by the coding sequence GATAAAGTTGATTTGGCTTATGAATTCTTGGTAGCGAAAGAAAAGGAAACCGAGACTTTTACAATTGCTCAGTTAGCAGAAGCTACAGGATGGAGCAAAGGTACATGCAGTACTTACCCCTCTAAACGTTGGCATCAATATGTAGCAAAAGATGGAACTCAGTTCTCAAGTTCAGGAATTTCATATTTAAGTAAAGAAGAGTTCCGGAGTGTACATAGCCAAAAGCTTCAAAAAACCGAAGATTTTTCAACTAAAGGAATCCTAGTTCATAAGGCAAAAGAATTCGCCTTACTTGCCGTATCAACCTACAACAACCCTTATACAGAATTTAAAACTTACGGTTTTATTGTAAACATCGTTATAGCTTACACTTCACTTTTTCATGCGATTTTCGAAAAGCGTGGTTCTAATTACTTCCATTTAGACGAAGATGGAGAACCAATATTTATCGACGGTGAAGAGAAAGCTTGGGAGCTAAGTGAGTGTTGTGATGCATTTTGGCAAGGCGAGACAAATGCAGAAAAAGCCAATGTTAAATTTTTAATTGGTTTAAGAAATAAGATTGAACATCGTAGTTTACCGGCAATCGATTTGGCTGTATGTGGGGAGTGTCAGTCTGCGTTAAGTAATTTTGAAACTTTGCTTGTTGAAGAGTTTGGTGACGACCATGCTCTAACAGCTAGTTTAGCTATAGCAATGCAGTTAACTAGAATTAGCGAGCAAGCTCAAGTTGATTCATTAAAACAACTTCAAAGAGAAAACTATAAGGTTGTTCGTGAGTATATGGAAACTTATAGGAATGATCTTAACGACGACATTGTGCAAAGCCAAAAATATCGAATTCGCGCATTCTTGGTGCCTAAGTTGGGAAATCATGCAAAATCATCAGATATCGCAGTAGAGTTTTTGAACGTAAATAACTTGAGTAATGAGGAAATAGAAAATTATGAGCAAGGTGTTGCGTTTATTAAAGGCATAGAGAACCCATTTAAATTGAAACCCTCAAAGGTGGTTGAATTGGTAGAGAAGAAGATTAAAGGCTTCAATATGACCTTGCATACAAAGTGCTGGAAATTTTACGAGGCAAGACCGAGAGAAGTCGAGGCAGACTTTAAAGGTGAGTACTCAAGTTTTATTGAAGGATTTGATCATTACCTATATTCAATGAAGTGGGCGAAATTCCTAATTAAAGAATTAAAGAATAAACAAAAGATGGCAGAGGTGAAAGCACAAGCCATTTAA